The following proteins are encoded in a genomic region of Desulfosporosinus youngiae DSM 17734:
- a CDS encoding CobW family GTP-binding protein: protein MAAELYVISGFLGAGKTTLIQKLLKEAFRNEKVVLIENDFGEISIDAALLKSSGVEVKEINAGCICCSLSGDFVKALKELLDRFRPDKIIIEPSGVGKLSDIIKACSDPRLKPLATVKCKITVADVKRCKLYLDNFGEFFEDQIKHADVVLLSRTETFPDKVDSAYKLVRELNAHSAIIAKAWSRITAAEILHPEHEHHKHHKHHGHGEHCSHGQGCSCGHHGAQVHGEHCSSGHHNHGAEDIFDTVTIRTKRIFSREDLKARVSKMEQGAKGTILRAKGIVRGTSGWVNLQYLPGDLKITKCAAGGDMLCFIGRNLNRQELVILFGGE, encoded by the coding sequence ATGGCCGCGGAACTATACGTCATCTCAGGTTTCTTAGGAGCGGGAAAAACCACGCTGATCCAGAAACTGCTCAAAGAGGCTTTCCGGAATGAGAAGGTCGTCCTCATTGAAAATGATTTCGGTGAGATCAGTATCGATGCCGCACTGCTCAAATCCAGTGGTGTTGAAGTAAAAGAAATCAATGCCGGGTGCATTTGCTGCAGCCTTTCGGGCGATTTTGTAAAAGCTCTCAAAGAGCTTTTGGATCGCTTCCGCCCTGACAAAATCATCATTGAACCATCCGGCGTCGGTAAACTGTCGGACATTATAAAGGCCTGCTCTGATCCCCGCCTTAAGCCCCTGGCAACGGTTAAGTGTAAAATTACCGTCGCGGATGTGAAACGCTGCAAACTGTATCTGGACAACTTCGGTGAGTTTTTTGAAGATCAAATCAAACATGCGGATGTCGTGCTGTTAAGCCGGACCGAGACGTTCCCTGACAAGGTGGACTCCGCCTATAAGCTGGTGAGAGAGCTGAATGCCCACTCGGCTATCATTGCCAAAGCGTGGAGCCGTATCACTGCCGCTGAGATCCTGCATCCGGAGCACGAGCATCATAAGCATCATAAACACCATGGGCATGGGGAGCACTGCAGCCACGGGCAGGGGTGCAGCTGCGGACATCATGGTGCCCAGGTTCACGGGGAGCATTGCTCTTCCGGTCATCATAACCATGGGGCAGAAGATATCTTTGACACAGTAACCATACGGACAAAGCGGATTTTCAGCAGGGAGGATCTGAAGGCCCGGGTTTCGAAGATGGAGCAGGGTGCAAAAGGCACCATCCTCCGTGCTAAAGGTATCGTTCGCGGTACAAGCGGATGGGTGAATCTGCAATATCTCCCCGGAGATTTAAAGATCACAAAATGCGCCGCCGGCGGTGATATGCTGTGCTTTATTGGCCGGAATTTAA
- a CDS encoding Fur family transcriptional regulator: MKEEQKGWPSGMKKTKPRESVLSVLEQADKPLSAMEIYSEIEKDGESAWRSTVYRILELFVKKGLVVKIAMMSNDMALYELNRFQHKHYAVCLCCHKILSMDNCPVEKFMPKIKDDDFRVMGHNLEIYGYCGECSSVSI, from the coding sequence TTGAAAGAGGAACAAAAAGGCTGGCCTTCCGGCATGAAAAAGACTAAACCCCGTGAAAGTGTGCTCTCCGTGCTGGAACAGGCGGATAAGCCTCTAAGTGCCATGGAAATCTACTCCGAAATCGAAAAAGACGGTGAATCCGCTTGGCGTTCTACCGTCTATCGCATATTGGAGCTTTTTGTGAAGAAAGGCCTGGTTGTCAAAATTGCTATGATGAGCAATGATATGGCCCTTTATGAGCTCAACCGTTTTCAGCATAAGCACTATGCCGTATGTTTGTGCTGCCACAAAATTCTCTCAATGGATAATTGCCCGGTGGAGAAGTTTATGCCGAAGATCAAAGATGATGATTTTCGTGTTATGGGTCATAATTTGGAAATATATGGGTATTGCGGGGAGTGTTCGTCTGTAAGCATATGA
- a CDS encoding metal ABC transporter permease, translating to MAVILEYDFMRRAFIVGILLALIIPCIGIIVVLKRLSMIGDALSHTSLAGVAAGLILGINPILGAVAACIAAALGIEVIRKKIPKFSEMSIAIIMSAGVGLAGVLSGFVKNAANFNSFLFGSIVAISDFEMILVACISGTIMLAFVLLYKELFYIALDERAARLAGVPVRVINVIFTILTAVTVSVAARTVGALIVSSLMVVPVACAMQLGKSYKQTVIYSVCFAVFFMVTGLFTAYYARLKPGGTIVLIGVLCLVLILLTKKMLARIVLTADKRSYVK from the coding sequence ATGGCAGTGATTCTGGAATATGATTTTATGCGGCGGGCTTTCATAGTCGGAATTCTGTTGGCCCTCATCATCCCCTGTATCGGGATCATTGTGGTGTTAAAGCGCCTCTCGATGATAGGGGATGCCTTGTCCCATACCTCCCTGGCCGGTGTGGCCGCCGGCCTGATCCTGGGTATCAACCCCATATTGGGCGCGGTTGCCGCCTGTATCGCCGCCGCGCTGGGCATTGAGGTCATCCGCAAAAAGATACCTAAGTTCTCGGAGATGTCCATCGCCATCATCATGTCGGCAGGTGTCGGGCTGGCTGGTGTATTATCCGGCTTCGTGAAAAACGCGGCTAATTTCAACAGTTTTTTGTTCGGCAGCATCGTTGCCATCAGCGATTTTGAAATGATACTGGTGGCTTGTATCAGCGGTACAATTATGCTTGCCTTTGTTCTGTTGTATAAAGAGTTGTTTTATATCGCTCTGGATGAAAGAGCCGCGCGGCTCGCGGGGGTTCCGGTAAGGGTTATCAACGTTATCTTTACCATACTGACAGCCGTTACGGTATCTGTTGCCGCACGCACGGTGGGTGCCCTGATTGTTTCCTCACTGATGGTTGTTCCGGTGGCCTGCGCCATGCAGTTGGGCAAGAGCTACAAGCAGACGGTCATATACTCGGTCTGCTTCGCTGTTTTCTTCATGGTAACCGGGCTGTTCACGGCCTATTATGCGCGCTTAAAACCCGGAGGAACCATCGTGCTGATAGGTGTTCTATGCCTGGTGTTGATTTTGTTGACGAAAAAAATGTTGGCCCGCATTGTATTGACTGCGGATAAACGTAGTTATGTCAAGTAA
- a CDS encoding metal ABC transporter ATP-binding protein has product MPKVIEVDNLSFNHGNEPVFRKIGFSVSQGDFVAIIGSNGTGKSTLLRLLLGELAPAVGNIRLFDQDIHQFRNWPKIGYLPQAGFQSGAGFPATAEEIVKANLFSQIGLLRFPKKEHREKTQRALELVDMAAYSKRLIGELSGGQQQRVMLARVLVNDPVLLLLDEPTTGVDAQTVRSLYELLSQLNRKTGLTIVMVTHDTGRAANYVSRILCLEEGSLVELEKSQVDEELLHRHKHPANDDQRRQEGDKGYGSDSGI; this is encoded by the coding sequence ATGCCTAAGGTAATCGAAGTGGATAATTTGAGTTTCAATCACGGGAATGAGCCGGTTTTCAGGAAAATCGGCTTTTCCGTTTCTCAAGGGGATTTTGTCGCTATCATCGGCTCGAATGGTACGGGCAAAAGCACCTTATTGCGTCTCCTATTGGGAGAGCTTGCCCCGGCAGTGGGGAACATCCGGCTATTTGATCAGGATATCCATCAATTCAGGAACTGGCCGAAAATCGGCTATCTGCCGCAAGCCGGATTCCAAAGCGGTGCCGGCTTTCCCGCTACTGCTGAGGAAATCGTCAAAGCAAACCTTTTTTCCCAGATTGGGCTGTTGCGGTTTCCGAAAAAGGAGCATCGTGAGAAAACACAGCGCGCCCTTGAGCTGGTGGATATGGCTGCCTACTCCAAGCGGCTGATCGGCGAGCTTTCGGGAGGCCAGCAGCAGCGGGTCATGCTGGCGCGGGTGCTGGTGAACGATCCGGTGCTTTTGCTGCTCGACGAGCCCACCACCGGCGTGGACGCCCAAACCGTACGATCCCTTTATGAATTGCTGTCACAATTAAATCGGAAAACAGGTCTTACGATTGTGATGGTTACCCATGATACGGGCAGAGCGGCAAACTATGTTTCACGGATTTTATGTCTGGAAGAAGGGTCTCTTGTGGAACTGGAAAAATCCCAGGTCGATGAAGAGCTTTTACACAGGCACAAGCACCCGGCCAACGACGATCAACGCCGGCAAGAAGGAGATAAAGGGTATGGCAGTGATTCTGGAATATGA
- a CDS encoding metal ABC transporter substrate-binding protein: MKRFWSLLLAGSLVLFLLAGCGTTSPSSKADDSQTQKETLSVYASFYPMYDFAAKIGGDKVSVVNMVPAGSEPHDWEPTAADITGLEKAAVFIYNGAGMEHWAEDVLESLQNKDLVVVEASKGLTLREGHHHEHEGEEEAHADAAADEHSDEEEKYDPHVWLSPLNAKAEMENIKNAFVQADPDNKDYYEANYAKYAADLDVLDKEFKDTLTPLPNKDIIVAHQAFGYLCAAYGLNQVGIEGLSPDSEPDPARVAEIIEFAKEHKVRVIFFEELVSPKVAETIAKAIDARTDVLSPIEGLSDEQRAAGGDYFSVMRQNLENLKTALQ, translated from the coding sequence ATGAAAAGGTTCTGGAGTTTACTTTTAGCTGGGAGTTTGGTTTTATTTCTGCTTGCGGGGTGCGGTACCACGTCCCCTTCATCAAAGGCAGACGACAGCCAAACTCAAAAAGAAACGCTGTCCGTCTATGCAAGCTTTTATCCGATGTACGATTTTGCAGCAAAGATTGGCGGGGATAAAGTTTCTGTCGTGAACATGGTTCCGGCCGGAAGCGAACCCCATGATTGGGAGCCGACGGCCGCCGATATCACAGGGCTTGAAAAAGCCGCCGTCTTCATTTATAACGGAGCCGGTATGGAACACTGGGCTGAGGACGTTTTGGAATCCCTGCAAAACAAAGACCTGGTTGTTGTTGAAGCGTCGAAGGGCTTAACTCTTAGGGAGGGGCACCACCATGAGCATGAGGGCGAAGAAGAGGCGCATGCTGATGCAGCAGCAGATGAACATTCCGACGAAGAGGAGAAATACGATCCCCATGTTTGGCTAAGCCCCTTAAATGCCAAGGCGGAAATGGAAAACATCAAAAACGCCTTTGTCCAGGCGGATCCTGATAACAAGGATTATTATGAGGCGAACTATGCGAAATATGCAGCCGATCTGGACGTACTTGACAAAGAGTTCAAAGATACCCTTACCCCTCTGCCGAACAAAGACATTATTGTTGCCCATCAAGCATTTGGTTATTTGTGCGCGGCCTATGGCTTAAATCAGGTTGGGATCGAAGGTCTGTCCCCCGATTCCGAACCCGACCCGGCGAGGGTGGCTGAAATCATTGAGTTCGCTAAAGAGCATAAGGTAAGGGTGATCTTCTTCGAGGAATTGGTAAGTCCCAAAGTGGCCGAAACCATAGCGAAAGCCATTGACGCCCGCACGGATGTTTTAAGTCCGATAGAAGGTCTGAGCGACGAGCAGCGGGCGGCCGGTGGGGATTACTTCTCCGTTATGCGTCAAAATTTAGAAAACCTCAAGACGGCACTGCAGTAA
- a CDS encoding MarR family winged helix-turn-helix transcriptional regulator → MEQNQKPEWQQPWSNDSERIVFLFKSIHKIYRDHIYKKSRQFGFTGPQIGLIMGLHKNPFSTLNELSDCLGLSKSTVSGIVDRLVNQGVVIREIPESNRRTVRLSLSPEWQKNNALHDLIHKYIYDILKDASKDDLHKIIVGLETLHCLIAKDEL, encoded by the coding sequence ATGGAACAGAATCAGAAGCCCGAATGGCAGCAGCCCTGGAGTAACGATTCTGAACGAATAGTATTTCTATTTAAATCTATCCACAAAATCTATCGGGATCATATCTACAAGAAATCAAGACAGTTTGGTTTTACCGGGCCCCAAATTGGCCTGATTATGGGTCTGCATAAGAATCCCTTTTCAACCTTAAACGAGCTAAGTGACTGTTTAGGTCTTTCCAAAAGTACGGTATCAGGAATCGTAGATCGTTTGGTCAATCAGGGCGTAGTAATCAGGGAAATCCCGGAAAGTAACCGGAGGACCGTTCGTCTGTCATTGTCGCCTGAATGGCAGAAAAATAATGCCCTGCATGATTTAATCCATAAATACATTTACGATATCCTTAAGGATGCCAGTAAGGATGATCTGCATAAAATTATTGTCGGATTAGAGACATTACATTGTTTAATCGCTAAGGATGAACTTTAA
- a CDS encoding DHA2 family efflux MFS transporter permease subunit, whose amino-acid sequence MAGNDMPENAGDGLYKWSALLVVVIGTFMVMLDSSIVNIAIPKMMNVFGSDLETIKWILTGYTLTMGAVVPITGFISDTFGIKKLFIGALGIFTIGSFLCGLAWSTNTMIVFRVIQAIGGGAIMPVGMAYIMQIFAVHERGKALGFWGIASMSAPAIGPTLGGYIIAHMDWRFIFYVNVPVGVIGVIVAGLLLKETALKPYKGNFDYIGFISSISGIVSVLYVFGEGNSIDWGNVKFPLILTFGLFSLLIFVVNELTHPDPLLDLRVFKVYNFTLSQFITGVTTLALMGGMYVLPLFLQNIRGYTAMETGLILFPSAIASGLMMPISGALFDRFGAKVVTIPGLIIVAFATYEMSMFNMNTPMSTITLVAALRGVGLGFAMMPVNTAGMNDVPKHLFGKATALSTTVRSILNALAITFMTTMISSRSTENYARLTEQITPFNHTAGSVLQGLQGIYMKNGLSQGEAYGSALTTLGKMVYAQAYLDAMNYVIAVTVLAVFLAIFMVLMMKTRKKPRKDQAGKGLTKGEVLNGTESEARMAAALE is encoded by the coding sequence ATGGCGGGGAATGACATGCCTGAAAATGCGGGTGATGGCTTATATAAATGGTCGGCCTTGCTCGTCGTTGTGATTGGAACGTTTATGGTAATGCTGGACAGCAGTATTGTTAATATTGCGATTCCGAAAATGATGAATGTTTTTGGTTCGGATTTGGAAACCATTAAGTGGATACTAACGGGATACACTTTGACAATGGGTGCGGTAGTCCCTATAACAGGCTTCATCAGTGATACCTTTGGGATTAAAAAACTCTTTATCGGGGCCTTGGGTATTTTTACCATAGGATCATTTCTGTGCGGCCTGGCCTGGAGTACCAATACCATGATTGTCTTTCGCGTGATACAGGCTATTGGCGGCGGGGCAATCATGCCTGTGGGAATGGCCTACATCATGCAGATCTTTGCTGTTCATGAACGTGGTAAGGCGTTGGGCTTTTGGGGTATCGCTTCAATGTCCGCCCCGGCAATTGGCCCGACCTTGGGCGGCTATATTATAGCCCATATGGATTGGCGCTTTATTTTTTACGTTAATGTTCCGGTGGGTGTGATCGGAGTTATTGTTGCAGGGCTGTTGCTGAAAGAAACCGCTTTAAAACCCTATAAAGGGAATTTTGATTACATCGGATTTATTTCTTCGATTTCAGGTATTGTCAGCGTTCTCTATGTTTTCGGCGAAGGCAATTCCATTGACTGGGGGAATGTTAAATTTCCTTTGATTCTCACCTTCGGCTTATTTAGTCTGCTGATTTTCGTCGTCAATGAATTGACTCATCCGGACCCTTTGCTTGATTTGCGAGTCTTCAAAGTTTATAATTTTACTCTAAGCCAATTTATTACGGGTGTGACGACTCTGGCTTTGATGGGCGGAATGTATGTCTTACCACTGTTTTTACAAAATATAAGAGGTTATACTGCAATGGAAACCGGTTTAATCCTGTTTCCCTCAGCCATAGCCTCAGGGTTGATGATGCCTATAAGTGGTGCGCTTTTTGACAGATTTGGGGCAAAGGTTGTGACAATTCCCGGTCTTATTATCGTGGCCTTTGCCACTTATGAAATGTCGATGTTTAATATGAATACACCTATGTCAACAATTACTTTAGTAGCAGCGTTAAGAGGGGTTGGACTTGGCTTTGCCATGATGCCGGTTAATACTGCAGGTATGAATGATGTTCCCAAACATCTTTTCGGGAAAGCGACTGCTTTGTCCACGACAGTCCGCAGTATCTTAAACGCCTTGGCTATTACATTTATGACAACCATGATTTCGTCGCGATCAACGGAAAACTACGCCCGGCTGACTGAGCAGATTACTCCGTTTAATCATACTGCAGGCTCTGTCCTGCAGGGCTTGCAAGGAATTTATATGAAAAACGGATTATCTCAAGGGGAGGCTTACGGGTCAGCGTTGACAACTCTCGGGAAAATGGTTTACGCACAGGCTTATCTGGATGCTATGAATTATGTCATAGCTGTAACGGTTCTGGCCGTGTTTCTGGCGATCTTTATGGTACTGATGATGAAAACCAGAAAAAAGCCCAGGAAGGATCAAGCCGGGAAAGGTCTTACCAAAGGGGAGGTATTAAATGGAACAGAATCAGAAGCCCGAATGGCAGCAGCCCTGGAGTAA
- a CDS encoding HlyD family secretion protein, producing the protein MADKRKKLITLIIAAMIIALASVGGYYWYQNAYYVSTEDARVTGDLVSVSPQISGKLLELNVEEGDIVVKDQILGRQGLSSLQESNIDQSVFRAPIGGIVIKKQGTVGEYISTGQTVAIIVDPEKLYISANIDETKLIKIKEGQLVDITIDQYSDKSFTGKIKQVGKASNSTFALLPSSTSGTFTKVIQKIPVKIEFDKNDVTLLPGTNAIVKIHIK; encoded by the coding sequence ATGGCTGACAAGCGAAAGAAATTAATCACGTTAATAATTGCAGCAATGATTATAGCGTTAGCCAGTGTTGGCGGCTATTACTGGTACCAAAATGCTTATTATGTTTCAACAGAAGATGCCCGGGTGACAGGAGATTTGGTAAGTGTCAGTCCCCAGATTTCCGGGAAGCTTTTAGAACTGAATGTTGAAGAGGGAGATATTGTTGTTAAGGATCAGATCCTGGGGCGTCAAGGACTGAGCAGTCTCCAAGAGTCCAACATTGATCAATCTGTTTTTAGAGCACCTATCGGTGGGATCGTTATTAAGAAGCAAGGGACTGTCGGGGAATATATTTCTACCGGTCAAACAGTTGCCATCATCGTTGACCCGGAAAAGCTCTATATTAGCGCCAACATTGATGAAACAAAGCTGATAAAAATCAAGGAAGGGCAGCTTGTGGACATCACCATTGATCAATATTCTGACAAGTCATTTACAGGAAAAATAAAGCAGGTGGGAAAGGCTTCAAACTCAACCTTTGCTTTGCTCCCTTCATCCACCAGCGGTACATTTACCAAGGTAATCCAGAAGATTCCTGTAAAAATAGAGTTTGATAAAAATGATGTCACGTTACTGCCTGGCACTAATGCTATTGTGAAGATCCATATAAAGTAA
- a CDS encoding HlyD family secretion protein encodes MKRAVGILLMMSVLLTGCSGSSPKVETDAVAEVSKPVFVMAGIIDANEKAQITSKLSAKVASISVEVGSVVQKGDLLITLDTKDIEAQVAQAQAGVNTAQANLLKMEAGARPEQIAQAESALASAQVSYTNSKTNVDRNQQLLAAGAISQAQLESAQTQLAAAQAQYDSAQNQLNLLVKGESEESLNVLRAQVAQSQAALELAQTQLANGSLVAPISGVVSAKNINLGELAAPGVTLISVVKPDSLFVKASLPDGLIGDVHVGDEVVVKVPDIQEQQFKGKISVIDPVIDSRSKSVLVRINVDNQDSILKPGMLAEIGLIK; translated from the coding sequence ATGAAAAGGGCGGTTGGTATTTTATTAATGATGAGTGTTTTGCTTACAGGGTGCAGTGGTTCAAGCCCAAAGGTTGAAACAGATGCTGTGGCTGAAGTAAGTAAACCGGTTTTTGTAATGGCTGGAATTATAGACGCCAACGAAAAAGCTCAAATCACCAGTAAGTTGTCTGCTAAAGTAGCTAGTATTTCCGTTGAGGTTGGCTCAGTGGTGCAGAAGGGTGATTTGTTAATTACCCTGGACACGAAGGATATTGAAGCCCAGGTGGCCCAGGCTCAGGCAGGTGTTAATACTGCTCAGGCCAATCTGCTCAAGATGGAAGCAGGAGCGCGGCCCGAGCAGATTGCCCAGGCAGAGTCAGCCTTAGCAAGTGCCCAAGTTAGCTATACCAATTCTAAAACTAATGTTGATCGGAATCAACAGCTTTTAGCAGCCGGAGCTATATCTCAAGCCCAGTTGGAATCTGCTCAGACTCAGTTGGCTGCGGCTCAGGCACAATACGATTCCGCGCAAAACCAACTAAACCTATTAGTCAAAGGTGAATCTGAAGAGTCCCTGAATGTCTTAAGGGCGCAGGTAGCTCAATCTCAGGCAGCCTTAGAACTTGCCCAGACTCAGTTAGCCAATGGATCCCTTGTAGCGCCGATCTCCGGAGTTGTAAGTGCAAAAAATATTAATCTGGGCGAACTTGCCGCTCCGGGAGTCACCTTGATTTCAGTCGTTAAGCCGGACTCGCTGTTTGTTAAGGCTTCATTGCCGGATGGACTTATTGGAGATGTTCATGTTGGAGACGAAGTTGTGGTTAAAGTACCGGACATTCAAGAACAACAGTTTAAGGGAAAAATATCTGTGATAGATCCTGTTATTGATTCCCGCAGTAAGAGTGTTTTAGTGAGAATAAATGTCGATAACCAGGATTCAATATTGAAACCGGGAATGCTGGCCGAAATTGGCTTGATTAAATAA
- a CDS encoding (2Fe-2S)-binding protein yields MAAKTVRLIVNGSPVVVQVEEHRTLLYLLREVLGLTGTKEGCGEGDCGACSVLLDGELVNSCLVLAIQAEGREVLTIEGVGREDHLHPIQQAFIEVGAIQCGYCTPGMVLAAKALLDKVPSPSEEEIRRGLSGNLCRCTGYQKIVDAVKIAARA; encoded by the coding sequence ATGGCAGCTAAAACAGTTCGATTAATTGTCAACGGCAGCCCGGTTGTCGTTCAGGTCGAAGAACACCGCACGCTGCTTTATCTTCTTCGGGAAGTCCTGGGACTCACAGGAACCAAGGAAGGATGCGGGGAAGGAGATTGCGGGGCCTGCAGTGTGCTTCTGGATGGAGAGCTTGTTAACTCCTGCTTGGTACTGGCCATTCAGGCAGAGGGCCGAGAGGTGCTGACGATTGAAGGGGTGGGGAGGGAAGATCATCTTCATCCCATTCAACAGGCTTTCATTGAGGTGGGAGCCATTCAGTGCGGTTATTGCACCCCGGGTATGGTTTTGGCGGCCAAAGCACTCCTTGATAAAGTGCCAAGTCCCAGCGAGGAAGAAATCCGGCGTGGCCTGTCGGGCAATTTGTGCCGCTGTACGGGTTATCAGAAGATTGTTGATGCGGTTAAAATTGCGGCTCGTGCATAG
- a CDS encoding FAD binding domain-containing protein — protein sequence MSIKALSPETPVQALQALSLPGKYLPIAGGTNVLVDLGKGKIAPEGLIDLSRLEAWKSIQLKGQVLEIGSLVTHSQLEAHPLIKTYCSALSMGARAVGSPQIRNRGTLGGNLQSASPAADCAPPLLVHDAVLTLVSAADSSGLVKERQLNLTDFFLGVGKTDLRSNELIEKVSININPNRRSIFLKSGLRKALAISLVNLAVSFELDENTVACLEARIALGSIAPTPVRLNKAEEFLKGQRLDEKVIKEAGKIVQNEISPISDLRASAEYRRYLAQVLFEEALRLLTGSKEGGQWQLKQFD from the coding sequence ATGAGTATTAAAGCCCTTTCTCCCGAGACCCCCGTTCAGGCACTCCAAGCTTTAAGCTTACCCGGGAAGTATCTGCCGATTGCCGGAGGAACGAATGTTTTGGTGGACCTGGGTAAGGGAAAAATTGCCCCGGAGGGTTTGATCGATTTATCGAGGCTCGAAGCCTGGAAAAGTATTCAACTGAAGGGCCAGGTCTTGGAAATTGGTTCCCTGGTGACTCATTCTCAACTTGAAGCGCATCCTCTTATTAAAACCTATTGCTCGGCACTGAGTATGGGGGCAAGGGCTGTAGGGAGTCCGCAAATACGAAACCGGGGAACATTGGGGGGGAATTTGCAGAGTGCTTCCCCCGCCGCTGATTGTGCTCCTCCGCTGTTAGTCCATGATGCTGTTCTGACCCTTGTCAGCGCGGCGGATTCTTCCGGTCTGGTGAAGGAACGGCAATTAAATTTAACGGACTTTTTCTTAGGAGTGGGTAAAACCGACCTTCGTTCTAATGAGCTGATTGAAAAGGTTAGTATTAATATTAACCCTAACCGGCGATCGATCTTTTTAAAGTCAGGTCTGCGTAAGGCCTTAGCAATCTCCCTCGTCAATCTGGCCGTTAGCTTCGAACTTGATGAGAATACGGTTGCGTGCTTAGAGGCTCGTATAGCGTTGGGATCAATTGCTCCAACGCCTGTTCGTCTAAATAAGGCTGAAGAGTTTCTCAAGGGTCAAAGGCTTGATGAGAAAGTGATCAAAGAGGCCGGTAAGATCGTGCAAAACGAAATTTCACCAATCTCAGATCTCAGAGCGTCTGCGGAATACAGACGTTATCTTGCTCAAGTCTTATTTGAAGAGGCACTGCGCTTACTTACAGGTTCAAAGGAGGGTGGGCAATGGCAGCTAAAACAGTTCGATTAA
- a CDS encoding ABC transporter permease encodes MQTDILTVGFVSLLAGAIRMSMPILLPALGEIFTQRSGILNLGLEGIMLMGALAGFAGTFFTQNLWVGLLAAVITGILFSLIMGFLSITVKANQVIAGTAITILGTGLSTFLFREMFGIQKLPPQIESFAPLEIPLLSDIPFLGPVLFNHNAMIYLTLILVVFTAFVLEKTRFGLQVRAVGENPRAADSKGINVALVRYLCVMIGGAFAGLGGAFLSIGFMNTFIDGMVAGRGFIAVAVVIFARWNPYRALGAALLFGGASALQMRLQAIGVPIPHQFLLALPYALTILVLLSVSKKAEFPAAYTLPYSRSER; translated from the coding sequence TTGCAAACAGACATTTTAACAGTGGGGTTCGTCAGTCTGCTCGCGGGAGCCATTAGAATGAGTATGCCGATTCTCTTGCCGGCCTTGGGGGAAATCTTTACCCAGCGCTCGGGAATTCTTAATCTGGGGCTTGAAGGTATTATGCTCATGGGTGCCCTGGCCGGTTTTGCGGGAACCTTTTTTACCCAGAACTTATGGGTAGGACTATTAGCTGCGGTGATCACAGGAATCCTGTTCTCTCTGATCATGGGTTTTTTAAGTATTACGGTCAAGGCCAACCAGGTCATTGCCGGGACGGCCATTACCATATTAGGGACAGGATTATCCACGTTTTTGTTTCGGGAGATGTTTGGGATTCAAAAACTCCCTCCTCAGATTGAATCCTTTGCTCCCCTTGAAATTCCTTTGCTTTCAGATATCCCTTTCCTCGGGCCGGTGCTTTTTAATCACAATGCTATGATCTATCTCACCCTCATTCTCGTCGTTTTTACGGCCTTCGTGCTGGAGAAAACCCGCTTCGGGCTTCAAGTCCGCGCGGTTGGGGAAAATCCCCGGGCCGCAGATTCCAAAGGAATTAATGTCGCCTTAGTCCGCTACCTTTGCGTGATGATCGGCGGTGCTTTTGCGGGCCTGGGAGGAGCCTTCCTTTCCATCGGCTTTATGAATACCTTTATCGACGGGATGGTTGCCGGCCGGGGGTTTATTGCCGTGGCTGTGGTCATTTTTGCCCGCTGGAATCCTTATAGAGCTTTGGGTGCGGCGCTTCTCTTCGGAGGGGCAAGTGCCCTGCAAATGAGGCTTCAGGCCATTGGGGTTCCTATTCCGCATCAGTTTCTCCTGGCCTTGCCTTATGCGTTGACTATTCTGGTCTTGTTGAGTGTTTCTAAGAAGGCGGAATTTCCGGCGGCTTATACGTTGCCTTATTCGCGGTCGGAACGGTGA